One genomic window of Deinococcus radiotolerans includes the following:
- a CDS encoding aspartate-semialdehyde dehydrogenase has product MRVAIVGATGAVGHELLKVLESSSLQFDELLLYASPRSAGTQLTFKGQPLTVQVTPEGAIDADVILASAGGSISKALAPKWVEGGAVVIDNSSAFRYDADVPLVVPEVNGDTALAHKGIIANPNCTTAIAVVAVAPIHRAYGVKRMIVSTYQATSGAGAKGMEELLEQTRAELNGEQAQASVFAHPIPFNVIPHIDSFQDNGYTKEEMKVAWETRKIIGDDSLKISCTAVRIPTLRTHSEAITLELERHATPDAVRDLLSGAAGVEVRDNPEGKIYPMPLTASGKYDVEVGRIRESLVFDGGIDLFVAGDQLLKGAALNAVQIAEYLQQKGALKAKQRA; this is encoded by the coding sequence ATGCGCGTAGCGATTGTCGGAGCGACCGGAGCGGTGGGCCACGAACTTCTCAAGGTGCTGGAAAGCAGCAGTCTCCAGTTCGACGAACTGCTCCTCTATGCCAGCCCGCGCAGCGCGGGCACGCAGCTGACCTTCAAGGGTCAGCCCCTGACCGTGCAGGTCACGCCCGAGGGCGCCATCGACGCGGACGTGATCCTCGCGTCGGCGGGCGGCAGCATCAGCAAAGCCCTGGCGCCCAAATGGGTGGAGGGCGGCGCGGTCGTGATCGACAACAGCAGCGCCTTCCGCTACGACGCCGACGTGCCGCTGGTCGTGCCCGAGGTGAACGGGGACACCGCGCTGGCCCACAAGGGCATCATCGCGAACCCGAACTGCACGACCGCGATTGCCGTGGTCGCCGTGGCGCCCATTCACCGCGCGTACGGCGTGAAACGCATGATCGTCAGCACGTACCAGGCGACCAGCGGCGCGGGTGCCAAGGGCATGGAGGAACTGCTCGAGCAGACTCGCGCGGAACTGAACGGTGAGCAGGCGCAGGCCAGTGTGTTCGCGCACCCCATCCCGTTCAACGTCATCCCGCACATCGATTCCTTCCAGGACAACGGGTACACCAAGGAGGAAATGAAGGTCGCGTGGGAGACCCGCAAGATCATCGGGGACGACAGCCTGAAGATCAGCTGCACCGCCGTGCGCATCCCCACCCTGCGCACCCACAGCGAGGCGATTACCCTGGAACTCGAACGCCACGCCACGCCCGACGCCGTGCGTGACCTGCTATCCGGGGCCGCCGGGGTCGAGGTGCGCGACAACCCTGAGGGCAAGATTTACCCGATGCCCCTGACCGCCAGCGGCAAGTACGACGTCGAGGTGGGCCGCATCCGCGAGTCCCTGGTGTTCGACGGCGGCATCGACCTGTTCGTCGCGGGCGACCAGCTCCTGAAAGGCGCAGCGCTGAACGCCGTGCAGATCGCCGAGTACCTCCAGCAGAAAGGCGCGCTGAAGGCCAAACAGCGGGCGTAA
- a CDS encoding proline--tRNA ligase has product MKLSESLFRTWRETPEGAETRGIQHLLRAGYVRRVGSGLYAHLPLMTRVMQRLEALIREELEGVSQEVSFPVLQPRALWEASGRWEALAVAEGIMFTVTDRSGRAHALGPTHEEVALDVVGGLVRSYRDLPVSVYQFGRKFRDELRPRFGLLRTREFVMKDAYSFHADGASLEEHFEAMSGVYGRVLSRLGVAWRAVQADSGNIGGAESREFMVLSDVGEDEVLFTPDGQYAANAERAASRASVAPPSPFTGLARQRTPGTATVAGACAALGCDAAHMLKNVLYDAVFLRAGRRVLRPVLVSLRGDHSVNPVKLWNAVQARVDGELVGLEVAQPDAWAAGALPLGYLAPDLPDSAIAAREDVVGSFLRLCDPAGAALRDFTTGANETDWHVTGANWGTQYALPEEVDVRQARAGEAALHDDTQILGSARGIEVGHVFQLGTRYSAAMNATFTAADGSERPFQMGCYGIGVSRLAQAVAEQLSDERGLVWPDAITPFHAHLIVVDVRNEGQQVAARSVYAAIRAVGLTALLDDRDERAGAKFADADLLGVPYRVTLGRTLERGEVEVKDRRSGETVTLPLAEVAGWLRARFR; this is encoded by the coding sequence ATGAAATTGAGTGAGAGTCTGTTCCGCACGTGGCGTGAAACACCGGAGGGCGCCGAGACGCGCGGGATTCAGCACCTGCTGCGCGCCGGGTACGTGCGCCGGGTGGGGAGTGGCCTATACGCGCACCTGCCGCTGATGACCCGCGTGATGCAGAGGCTGGAGGCCCTGATCCGTGAGGAGTTGGAGGGCGTGTCGCAGGAGGTGAGCTTCCCGGTACTCCAGCCGCGGGCGCTGTGGGAGGCGTCCGGGCGCTGGGAGGCGCTCGCGGTGGCGGAGGGGATCATGTTCACGGTGACGGACCGCTCGGGGCGGGCGCACGCGCTGGGCCCGACGCATGAGGAGGTCGCGCTGGACGTGGTGGGCGGGCTGGTGCGCAGTTACCGGGATCTGCCGGTCAGCGTGTACCAGTTCGGGCGGAAGTTCCGGGATGAGTTGCGCCCACGTTTTGGGCTGCTGCGGACGCGGGAGTTCGTGATGAAGGACGCGTACTCCTTCCACGCGGACGGCGCGAGCCTGGAGGAACACTTCGAGGCGATGAGCGGCGTGTACGGGCGGGTGCTGTCGCGGCTGGGCGTGGCGTGGCGGGCGGTGCAGGCGGACAGCGGGAACATCGGCGGGGCCGAAAGCCGCGAGTTCATGGTCCTGAGTGACGTGGGTGAGGACGAGGTGCTGTTCACCCCGGACGGGCAGTACGCGGCGAACGCCGAGCGGGCGGCGTCGCGGGCCTCGGTGGCGCCCCCGAGTCCGTTCACGGGCCTCGCGCGGCAGCGCACGCCGGGCACGGCGACGGTCGCCGGGGCGTGCGCGGCACTGGGCTGCGACGCGGCGCACATGCTGAAGAACGTCCTGTACGACGCCGTGTTCCTGCGGGCGGGGCGGCGGGTGCTGCGGCCGGTGCTGGTCAGTCTGCGCGGGGATCACAGCGTGAACCCGGTGAAGCTGTGGAACGCCGTGCAGGCCCGCGTGGACGGGGAACTGGTGGGGTTGGAGGTCGCGCAGCCGGACGCCTGGGCGGCGGGGGCGCTGCCGCTGGGGTACCTCGCGCCGGACCTGCCGGACAGCGCGATTGCGGCGCGGGAGGACGTGGTGGGATCGTTCCTGCGGCTGTGCGACCCGGCGGGCGCGGCGCTGCGGGACTTCACGACCGGCGCAAACGAGACTGACTGGCACGTCACGGGCGCCAACTGGGGTACGCAGTACGCCCTACCGGAAGAGGTGGACGTGCGGCAAGCCCGCGCGGGCGAGGCCGCGCTGCACGACGACACGCAGATCCTCGGGTCGGCGCGGGGGATCGAGGTGGGGCACGTGTTCCAGCTGGGCACCCGGTACTCGGCGGCGATGAACGCGACGTTCACCGCAGCGGACGGCAGCGAACGGCCGTTCCAGATGGGCTGCTACGGGATTGGCGTGTCGCGGCTGGCGCAGGCCGTCGCCGAGCAGTTGTCCGACGAGCGGGGGCTGGTCTGGCCGGACGCCATCACGCCGTTTCACGCGCACCTGATCGTGGTGGACGTCCGGAATGAGGGGCAGCAGGTGGCGGCCCGGAGCGTGTACGCTGCGATTCGTGCCGTGGGGTTGACCGCCCTGCTCGACGACCGGGACGAACGCGCCGGAGCGAAGTTCGCGGACGCGGACCTGCTGGGCGTCCCGTACCGCGTGACGCTGGGCCGCACCCTCGAACGCGGCGAGGTGGAGGTGAAGGATCGCCGCAGCGGCGAGACGGTCACCCTCCCGCTGGCTGAGGTGGCGGGCTGGCTGCGCGCCCGCTTCCGTTAA
- a CDS encoding HAD family hydrolase: protein MRLRAVLFDLDGTLHDRAVTLRAWLAGHVRQFGLPDGYAERFLALEDHGYRPKAEVILQLVQEFALPHDPRTLLGTYAGHVQHAVPMAHAHAVLRELRARGVRVGVVTNGWENLQRTCVDVCGLTGLIDDLMISKAVGLSKPDPAIYRLALDRLGVRADQAWFVGDSPRNDIAGPQAVGLRAAWLPTTHPLRGEVPDATLRDLRDVLPAVFRETDAQSS from the coding sequence GTGAGGCTGCGGGCGGTGCTGTTCGATCTGGACGGCACCTTACACGACCGGGCCGTCACGCTGCGCGCGTGGCTGGCCGGGCACGTCCGGCAGTTCGGGCTCCCGGACGGGTACGCCGAGCGCTTCCTGGCGTTGGAGGATCACGGCTACCGCCCGAAGGCGGAGGTCATCCTGCAGCTCGTGCAAGAGTTCGCGCTGCCGCATGACCCGCGCACCCTGCTGGGCACTTACGCGGGCCACGTCCAGCACGCCGTGCCGATGGCCCACGCGCACGCCGTCCTGCGCGAACTGCGTGCGCGTGGGGTGCGGGTGGGGGTCGTCACGAACGGCTGGGAGAACCTCCAGCGCACCTGCGTGGACGTGTGCGGCCTGACCGGCCTGATCGACGACCTTATGATCAGCAAGGCCGTGGGCCTGAGCAAACCCGACCCGGCCATCTACCGGCTGGCGCTGGACCGCCTGGGTGTCCGCGCGGATCAGGCGTGGTTCGTGGGCGACTCGCCCCGCAACGACATCGCCGGACCGCAGGCGGTCGGACTGCGCGCCGCGTGGTTGCCCACCACCCACCCCCTGCGCGGCGAGGTGCCGGACGCCACGCTCCGCGACCTGCGGGACGTCCTCCCAGCGGTGTTCCGGGAGACTGACGCTCAGTCTTCCTGA
- a CDS encoding NAD(P)/FAD-dependent oxidoreductase produces MDVPAPHAGEVVPGLWDVLIVGAGPAGLSAALTLGRSRRRVLLLDGGPPRNASVSAGHGLLTRDGISPQELKAAALADLEPYDVTVREDHAREVRRVGECFDVRVGDAWQRTRVLVFATGVRDILPPVPGLRERWGQGVFHCPYCDGWEHEGRALAVYGSGQSAHHLALTVRAWSDRVTLLCDGEPCLTPEQALDLERVGVTVRTQPVRRVSGGPLEDAPVCVSFVGAPPLQVDAVFLAPEQQGGSHLPAALGCTLDGKGRVTVDGNQETSLPGVFAIGDMTGAPQYVVQAAAAGMHAAQVINTRLIHAAVHALGAAFHKSPEDGEEVARDPEPHDE; encoded by the coding sequence GTGGATGTCCCGGCGCCGCATGCCGGGGAGGTCGTGCCGGGCCTGTGGGACGTGCTGATCGTGGGCGCGGGCCCGGCGGGTCTGAGTGCGGCGCTGACGCTGGGTCGCTCGCGGCGGCGGGTGCTGCTGCTGGACGGCGGGCCGCCCCGTAACGCGAGCGTGTCGGCGGGGCACGGCCTCCTGACCCGCGACGGGATCAGCCCCCAGGAACTGAAGGCGGCGGCCCTGGCGGATCTGGAACCGTACGACGTGACGGTCCGTGAGGATCACGCGCGTGAGGTCCGCCGCGTGGGCGAGTGTTTCGACGTGCGCGTGGGGGACGCGTGGCAGCGCACGCGCGTGCTGGTGTTCGCGACGGGCGTGCGGGACATCCTGCCGCCGGTACCGGGCCTGCGGGAACGCTGGGGGCAGGGCGTATTTCACTGCCCGTACTGCGACGGCTGGGAGCACGAGGGCCGCGCCCTGGCGGTGTACGGGTCGGGGCAGTCGGCGCATCACCTCGCTCTGACGGTGCGGGCCTGGTCGGACCGCGTGACCCTGCTGTGCGACGGCGAGCCTTGCCTGACGCCCGAGCAGGCGCTCGACCTGGAACGGGTAGGGGTCACCGTCCGCACGCAGCCGGTGCGCCGCGTGAGTGGCGGCCCTCTGGAGGACGCCCCGGTGTGCGTGTCGTTCGTGGGTGCCCCGCCCCTTCAAGTGGACGCGGTGTTCCTCGCGCCCGAGCAGCAGGGCGGCAGCCACCTGCCCGCCGCGCTGGGCTGCACGCTGGACGGGAAGGGCCGCGTGACCGTGGACGGCAATCAGGAAACCAGCCTCCCGGGCGTGTTCGCCATTGGGGACATGACGGGCGCGCCGCAGTACGTGGTGCAGGCGGCGGCGGCAGGCATGCACGCGGCGCAGGTGATCAACACGCGCCTCATCCACGCGGCGGTGCATGCCCTGGGCGCGGCGTTCCACAAGAGCCCCGAGGACGGGGAAGAGGTGGCCCGTGATCCTGAACCGCACGACGAGTAA
- a CDS encoding SDR family oxidoreductase: MSVRPVTVVTGAAGGIGAALARELAPGHDLILSGRNVGALEALCAEVGGTPLVLDLTRPESFEAALVGLGRVSNVVHNAGVVELGAVVEQDHAVWSHTLAVNVVAPAELTRLLLPRVRAERGTVVFVNSGAGLRANAGWGSYAASKFALKALADALREEEAAHGVRVTSVYPGRTATPMQEKVRSQEGAPYTPEAFVQPESVAALIAFALNAPRDALLPDLSVRPGPQ; this comes from the coding sequence ATGAGTGTTCGTCCGGTGACGGTGGTGACGGGTGCGGCGGGTGGGATTGGGGCGGCGCTGGCGCGGGAGCTGGCGCCGGGGCATGACCTGATCCTGTCGGGCCGGAACGTGGGGGCGCTGGAGGCCCTGTGCGCGGAGGTGGGGGGCACGCCGCTGGTGCTGGACCTGACCCGACCCGAGTCCTTCGAGGCGGCGCTGGTGGGGCTGGGGCGCGTGTCGAACGTGGTGCACAACGCCGGGGTGGTGGAGCTGGGCGCGGTGGTGGAGCAGGATCACGCGGTGTGGTCGCACACGCTGGCGGTGAACGTGGTCGCCCCGGCGGAACTGACGCGCCTGCTGCTGCCGCGCGTGCGCGCAGAGCGGGGCACGGTGGTGTTCGTGAACAGCGGTGCGGGCCTGCGCGCGAACGCGGGCTGGGGCAGTTACGCGGCAAGCAAGTTCGCCCTGAAGGCCCTGGCGGACGCGCTGCGTGAGGAGGAGGCCGCGCATGGGGTGCGGGTCACGAGCGTGTACCCGGGCCGCACAGCGACGCCCATGCAGGAGAAGGTGCGGTCGCAGGAGGGCGCGCCGTACACCCCGGAGGCGTTCGTGCAGCCGGAGTCGGTGGCGGCCCTGATCGCGTTCGCGCTGAACGCGCCCCGGGACGCGCTGCTGCCGGACCTGAGCGTCCGCCCCGGCCCGCAGTGA
- a CDS encoding Lrp/AsnC family transcriptional regulator, with the protein MDDRDRRILAALQANGRISNQDLADQVHLSPSPCLRRVRQLEDSGVIQGYTALVDEEAYGLTVTAFVRVRLQLHTTASIRAFEDAIARMDAVLDCYVMTGEADYLLRVLVPDLKAYEAFVRRELHAVPGIASIDTSFAYGRVKRATVYPQLG; encoded by the coding sequence ATGGACGACCGTGATCGCCGCATCCTCGCTGCTTTGCAGGCGAACGGGCGGATCAGCAACCAGGATCTCGCGGATCAGGTGCACCTTTCTCCGTCGCCGTGCCTGCGGCGCGTGCGGCAGCTGGAGGACTCCGGCGTCATCCAGGGCTACACCGCCCTGGTGGACGAGGAGGCGTACGGGCTGACCGTCACGGCGTTCGTGCGGGTGCGGCTCCAGCTGCACACGACCGCCAGCATCCGCGCGTTCGAGGACGCCATTGCCCGCATGGACGCCGTGCTCGACTGTTACGTCATGACCGGCGAAGCCGACTACCTCCTGCGCGTCCTCGTCCCTGACCTGAAGGCGTACGAGGCGTTCGTGCGGCGCGAACTGCACGCCGTGCCCGGCATCGCCTCCATCGACACCAGCTTCGCGTACGGCCGCGTCAAGCGCGCCACGGTGTACCCGCAGCTGGGATAG
- a CDS encoding DMT family transporter produces MSQPNPTFLRAAGRARPAPALLGWTALAVTVLIWAAFALTIRAIGHSPLTPGDVALIRFLIPAALLLPLLPSRLPALRRVPPHAALMITAGAGLPFFLIAAAGGASTSAAHVSALVAGTTPLSVVLVGALLFRDRVTTAQWPGLGLILLGVVLLVAGLGTVGASPLTGIALLLSASLLWGGYTLGMRRAGLDPLAVAMLVTYPSLLLLTPLLLTGTLPSHLMQVPWQGLLPFIAVQGIGVGVVASLTYPYALKHLGTLRCATVGALAPVLATLLALPLLGERPSVASAIGVAIVTTGVLVFNLMPSRKGAAHVQ; encoded by the coding sequence GTGAGTCAACCGAACCCCACGTTCCTGCGGGCCGCCGGGCGCGCCCGGCCCGCCCCGGCCCTGCTCGGCTGGACCGCCCTGGCCGTCACGGTGCTCATCTGGGCGGCGTTCGCGCTGACCATCCGCGCCATCGGGCACTCGCCCCTGACGCCGGGTGATGTGGCCCTGATCCGCTTCCTGATTCCCGCCGCGCTGCTGCTGCCGCTGCTGCCCTCGCGCCTGCCCGCGCTACGGCGCGTTCCCCCCCACGCGGCGCTGATGATCACGGCCGGGGCGGGCCTGCCGTTCTTCCTGATCGCCGCCGCCGGGGGCGCCAGCACCTCCGCCGCGCACGTCAGCGCCCTGGTCGCGGGCACCACCCCACTGTCCGTCGTACTGGTCGGCGCCCTGCTGTTCCGCGACCGCGTGACCACCGCGCAGTGGCCCGGACTGGGCCTGATCCTCCTCGGCGTTGTCCTGCTGGTCGCCGGGCTGGGCACGGTCGGCGCCTCTCCCCTCACCGGGATCGCGCTGCTGCTGAGCGCCAGCCTGCTGTGGGGCGGGTACACCCTCGGCATGCGCCGCGCCGGACTCGATCCCCTCGCGGTCGCCATGCTCGTCACGTACCCCTCGCTGCTGCTGCTGACACCGCTGCTGCTGACCGGTACGCTGCCCAGCCACCTCATGCAGGTGCCCTGGCAGGGCCTGCTGCCCTTCATCGCCGTGCAGGGCATCGGGGTCGGCGTCGTCGCGTCCCTGACCTACCCCTACGCGCTGAAACACCTGGGCACGCTGCGCTGCGCCACCGTCGGCGCCCTCGCCCCTGTCCTCGCCACCCTGCTCGCCCTGCCCCTGCTCGGCGAGCGGCCCAGCGTCGCGTCCGCTATCGGCGTCGCCATCGTTACCACCGGTGTTCTGGTCTTCAACCTCATGCCTAGCCGTAAAGGAGCTGCCCATGTTCAGTGA
- a CDS encoding amino acid aminotransferase has product MFSDLRPLPLDPLWALQNAHRDDPRPHKLNLGIGIYRDAHGHTPVLNAVQHAERALADAAPSKVYRPLSGNADLNAAMTRLLLGNHTPTLERAVTVQTVGGTGALRTLADLIASANPEATIWTSNPGYANHHPLMRAAGLLTAEYPWQDDGTGQTDLQPILGALGHAQPGDILLVQGCCHNPTGIDLSQESWHALARYCHEHGLIPLIDMAYQGLGQGLTEDAQGLRIMTRHLGTVLIAASCSKNMGLYCERTGTATVLTPHPAELPDVLSVLEGIARRTYSMPPEHGAAIATNLLNNPAPWHHELTAMRDRIRTVRAALGAALRAANAPQDLLSIEQHQGMFSLLPLTPDQMDTLQRDHAIYGTREGRINIAGIPDDAITRLAQALVAVYGREVVAQ; this is encoded by the coding sequence ATGTTCAGTGACCTGCGCCCCCTCCCCCTCGACCCCCTCTGGGCTCTGCAGAACGCCCACCGCGACGACCCCCGCCCCCACAAACTCAACCTCGGCATCGGCATCTACCGCGACGCGCACGGCCACACGCCCGTCTTGAACGCCGTCCAGCACGCCGAACGAGCCCTCGCCGACGCGGCCCCCAGCAAGGTCTACCGGCCCCTGAGCGGCAACGCCGACCTCAACGCCGCCATGACCCGCCTGCTCCTCGGCAACCACACCCCCACGCTGGAGCGCGCCGTCACCGTGCAGACCGTCGGCGGCACCGGCGCCCTGCGCACCCTCGCCGACCTGATCGCCAGCGCGAACCCCGAAGCGACCATCTGGACGTCCAACCCCGGCTACGCCAACCACCACCCCCTCATGCGCGCCGCCGGACTCCTCACCGCCGAATACCCCTGGCAGGACGACGGCACCGGCCAAACCGACCTCCAGCCGATCCTGGGCGCCCTCGGGCACGCGCAGCCCGGCGACATCCTCCTCGTGCAGGGCTGCTGCCACAACCCCACCGGCATCGACCTCAGCCAGGAAAGCTGGCACGCCCTCGCCAGGTACTGCCACGAGCACGGCCTCATCCCCCTGATCGACATGGCCTACCAAGGCCTCGGTCAAGGCCTCACCGAGGACGCCCAGGGCCTGCGCATCATGACCCGGCACCTCGGCACCGTCCTCATCGCCGCCAGCTGCTCCAAAAACATGGGCCTCTACTGCGAACGCACCGGGACCGCCACCGTCCTCACCCCCCACCCCGCCGAGCTGCCCGACGTCCTCAGTGTCCTTGAAGGCATCGCCCGCCGCACCTACTCCATGCCCCCCGAACACGGCGCCGCCATCGCCACCAACCTCCTCAACAACCCCGCACCCTGGCACCACGAACTCACCGCCATGCGCGACCGCATCCGCACCGTCCGCGCCGCGCTCGGCGCCGCCCTGCGCGCCGCAAACGCACCCCAGGACCTCCTCAGCATCGAGCAGCACCAGGGCATGTTCAGCCTCCTGCCCCTCACGCCAGACCAGATGGACACCCTCCAACGCGACCACGCCATCTACGGTACGCGCGAAGGCCGCATCAACATCGCCGGGATTCCCGACGACGCGATCACGCGACTTGCACAGGCGCTGGTCGCGGTGTACGGGCGAGAGGTTGTCGCGCAGTAA
- a CDS encoding N-acetylmuramoyl-L-alanine amidase family protein yields MRRPALPTALPVSLLSAALLTLGAAPAATPSAPGTPNILVAYPPADYRVAFDHVILEGMVTPGATLTVSGTPVPTGPDGLYISWFPLKPGVNDLRLIARTPARPGQPARSATRILRVTRTVPRALPATPTTINRDSLAPTQPTELWDAAGDTPQERQIPVRFQGSPGARASARITALPAQPLREGPAGTYTGALDVPPTARLSSAPITVTLTGRDGRTTTATAQGRVTSTPGTARTITTPPGTVPGPGLNASSTRLTTTQGAPLLYPRDGTTYRAVGRVGNDLRVRLAPGTSALITANQTTPSGFTPPPAPDGGPITVDGNPDQLTLHLPLGAAQPPFTLTQTGERTLRLTLYATPTQPLTPPEQNDPRLTRLDLSTPTPGVTQLDLTLTHPLWGFTADHDRDGLTLTTRHPPTLNPTRPLQGRTITLDAGHGGTQNGGAGSLGTPEKNLTLPITLLTAQLLEAQGATITLTRNTDTTLGLYDRGLIAEQSGSDLLISIHANALPDGRDPRGTRGPEIYYTHQQAKGPAQAILTAIRTQLPDLGPGTGLKPDADLALTRPTTQPSLLIETAYLTDPGNLRILNSPAGQRRIAQAIADGVIAYYAGLAGR; encoded by the coding sequence ATGCGCCGCCCCGCCCTGCCCACCGCGCTGCCGGTCTCGCTCCTCAGCGCCGCTCTGCTGACCCTCGGCGCCGCCCCCGCCGCCACCCCCAGCGCCCCCGGCACCCCGAACATCCTGGTCGCCTACCCGCCCGCCGACTACCGCGTGGCCTTCGACCACGTGATCCTGGAAGGCATGGTTACGCCCGGCGCGACCCTCACCGTCAGTGGCACCCCCGTCCCTACCGGCCCCGATGGGCTGTACATCAGCTGGTTTCCGCTCAAGCCCGGCGTGAACGACCTGCGCCTGATCGCCCGCACCCCCGCCCGCCCCGGCCAGCCCGCCCGCAGCGCCACCCGCATCCTGCGCGTCACCCGCACCGTCCCCCGCGCCCTGCCCGCCACGCCCACCACCATCAACCGCGACAGCCTCGCCCCCACCCAGCCCACCGAACTGTGGGACGCGGCTGGCGACACCCCCCAGGAACGGCAGATTCCCGTCCGATTCCAGGGCAGCCCCGGCGCACGCGCCAGCGCCCGCATCACCGCACTGCCCGCCCAACCCCTACGCGAAGGCCCCGCCGGCACGTACACCGGCGCCCTCGACGTGCCCCCCACCGCCCGCCTCAGCAGCGCCCCCATCACCGTCACCCTCACCGGACGCGACGGCCGCACCACCACCGCCACCGCCCAGGGCCGCGTCACCAGCACCCCCGGCACCGCCCGCACCATCACCACCCCACCCGGCACCGTTCCCGGCCCCGGCCTGAACGCCAGCAGCACCCGCCTCACCACCACCCAGGGCGCGCCCCTGCTCTACCCCCGCGACGGCACCACGTACCGCGCCGTCGGCCGCGTCGGCAACGACCTGCGCGTCCGCCTCGCCCCCGGCACCAGCGCCCTCATCACCGCCAATCAGACCACGCCATCAGGCTTCACGCCCCCACCCGCCCCCGACGGCGGGCCCATCACCGTGGACGGCAACCCCGACCAGCTGACCCTCCACCTGCCCCTCGGGGCCGCCCAGCCCCCCTTCACACTCACCCAGACCGGCGAGCGCACCCTGCGCCTCACCCTCTACGCCACCCCCACCCAACCCCTCACCCCACCCGAGCAGAACGACCCCCGCCTCACCCGCCTTGACCTGAGTACCCCCACCCCCGGCGTCACCCAGCTCGACCTCACCCTCACCCACCCCCTCTGGGGCTTCACCGCCGACCACGACCGTGACGGCCTCACCCTCACCACCCGCCACCCCCCCACACTCAACCCCACAAGACCCCTCCAGGGCCGAACCATCACCCTCGACGCCGGCCACGGCGGCACCCAGAACGGCGGCGCCGGCAGCCTCGGCACCCCCGAAAAAAACCTCACCCTCCCCATCACCCTCCTCACCGCCCAGCTCCTCGAAGCCCAGGGCGCCACCATCACCCTCACCCGCAACACCGACACCACCCTCGGCCTCTACGACCGCGGCCTCATCGCCGAGCAGAGCGGCAGCGACCTCCTCATCAGTATCCACGCCAACGCCCTCCCCGACGGCCGCGACCCCCGCGGCACCCGCGGCCCCGAGATCTACTACACCCACCAACAAGCCAAAGGACCCGCGCAGGCCATCCTCACCGCCATCCGCACCCAACTCCCCGACCTCGGCCCCGGCACTGGCCTCAAACCCGACGCGGACCTCGCCCTCACCCGCCCCACCACCCAACCCAGCCTCCTCATCGAAACTGCCTACCTCACCGACCCCGGCAACCTCCGCATCCTCAACAGCCCAGCCGGGCAACGGCGCATCGCGCAAGCCATCGCGGACGGAGTGATCGCGTACTACGCCGGGCTGGCGGGGCGGTAG
- a CDS encoding GTP pyrophosphokinase — protein sequence MTGRLLQAYEDGCETFEGLRDAAVAHVTRLIAGAGLNIHHVTGRVKKRASLEDKLRRKPGRYGSLADVTDLVAVRVITYFESDVSVVSRLLEEHHAIDWENSIDKSKMHDPDRFGYMGVHYVVQVTPDSPDLSGFAGLKFEVQIRSILQHAWAEIEHDLGYKNREAIPREVQRRFYRLAGLLEMADEEFMTLHRLSQQYTATLPTRVQEAPDAVFIDAPSMKHLLDVPPVRDLDQQVAGALNVLLLTDWPDPERPQRLASLLHYVGVHSVGALQKELRRHEAEVVRFASLLLPRLREAWTPAGGARPGTSVVHYALLRACANPLLDPHEIVSMLDMRGVLSGEQLVAAVREAYTQATSGTDRQVG from the coding sequence ATGACAGGCCGGTTACTCCAGGCGTACGAGGACGGGTGCGAGACCTTTGAGGGCTTGCGGGACGCGGCGGTGGCGCACGTCACGCGGCTGATCGCCGGGGCGGGCCTGAACATTCATCACGTGACGGGCCGCGTGAAGAAACGCGCGAGTCTGGAGGACAAGCTGCGCCGCAAGCCGGGCCGGTACGGGTCGCTGGCGGACGTGACGGATCTGGTGGCGGTGCGCGTGATCACGTACTTCGAGTCGGACGTGAGTGTGGTGTCGCGCCTGCTGGAGGAGCATCACGCGATTGACTGGGAGAACTCGATTGACAAGAGCAAGATGCACGACCCGGACCGGTTCGGGTACATGGGCGTGCATTACGTGGTGCAGGTCACGCCGGACTCGCCGGACCTGTCGGGGTTTGCGGGCCTGAAGTTCGAGGTGCAGATCCGCTCGATCCTCCAGCACGCGTGGGCGGAGATCGAGCATGACCTGGGGTACAAGAACCGCGAGGCGATTCCGCGGGAGGTGCAGCGCCGTTTCTACCGGCTGGCGGGGCTGCTGGAAATGGCGGACGAGGAATTCATGACGCTGCACCGCCTGTCGCAGCAGTACACGGCGACGCTGCCCACGCGGGTGCAGGAGGCGCCGGACGCGGTGTTCATTGACGCGCCCAGCATGAAGCACCTGCTGGACGTGCCGCCCGTGCGGGACCTGGATCAGCAGGTGGCGGGGGCGCTGAACGTGCTGCTCCTGACGGACTGGCCGGACCCGGAGCGGCCGCAGCGGCTGGCGAGCCTGCTGCATTACGTGGGCGTGCACTCGGTGGGGGCGTTGCAGAAGGAGTTGCGGCGGCATGAGGCGGAGGTGGTGCGCTTCGCGTCGCTGCTGCTGCCGCGCCTGCGTGAGGCGTGGACGCCGGCGGGCGGGGCGCGGCCGGGCACGAGCGTGGTGCATTACGCGCTGCTGCGCGCGTGCGCGAATCCGCTGCTGGACCCGCATGAGATTGTCAGCATGCTGGACATGCGCGGCGTCCTGAGTGGTGAGCAGCTGGTGGCGGCGGTGCGGGAGGCGTACACGCAGGCGACGTCCGGCACGGACCGGCAGGTGGGCTGA